A window of the Brassica napus cultivar Da-Ae chromosome C5, Da-Ae, whole genome shotgun sequence genome harbors these coding sequences:
- the LOC106435410 gene encoding transcription factor TGA6-like isoform X6 has product MADTSSRTDASTDGDTDPRDLGSERGQMMLAGASDSSDRSKDKLDQKTLRRLAQNREAARKSRLRKKAYVQQLENSRLKLTQLEQELQRARQQGVFISSSGDQAHSTGGNGALAFDAEYSRWLEEKNRQMNELRSALNAHAGDTELRTIVDGVMAHYEELFRIKSNAAKNDVFHILSGMWKTPAERCFLWLGGFRSSELLKLLANQLEPMTERQVLGINSLQQTSQQAEDALSQGMESLQQSLAETLSSGTLGSCSSDNVASYMGQMAMAMGQLGTLEGFIRQVHLECEC; this is encoded by the exons ATGGCTGATACCAGTTCAAGGACTGATGCCTCAACTGACGGCGACACAGATCCTAGAGATCTGGGG TCCGAGAGAGGGCAAATGATGCTTGCCGGTGCTTCTGATTCCAGTGATCGATCAAAAGATAAGTTGGATCAAAAG ACCCTTCGTAGGCTTGCTCAAAATCGAGAGGCAGCAAGGAAAAGTAGACTGAGGAAAAAG GCGTATGTTCAGCAGCTGGAGAACAGCCGATTGAAGCTGACTCAACTGGAGCAAGAGCTGCAAAGAGCAAGGCAGCAg GGAGTTTTCATCTCAAGCTCTGGAGACCAAGCCCATTCTACAGGTGGAAATG GGGCTTTGGCATTTGATGCCGAATATTCACGATGGCTTGAAGAAAAGAACAGGCAAATGAACGAGCTGAGATCTGCTCTGAATGCTCACGCTGGTGATACCGAGCTCCGGACAATTGTGGATGGAGTGATGGCTCACTATGAGGAGCTTTTCAGGATTAAAAGCAATGCAGCTAAGAACGATGTCTTCCATATACTATCTGGAATGTGGAAAACGCCAGCTGAGAGATGTTTCTTGTGGCTTGGCGGGTTCCGTTCATCAGAACTTCTCAAG CTTCTTGCGAATCAGCTGGAGCCAATGACAGAGCGACAGGTGTTGGGCATCAACAGCTTGCAGCAGACGTCCCAGCAGGCTGAAGATGCGTTATCTCAAGGGATGGAGAGTTTACAGCAATCGTTAGCTGAGACTTTGTCTAGTGGAACTCTTGGTTCATGTTCGTCTGATAATGTTGCGAGCTACATGGGTCAGATGGCCATGGCAATGGGGCAATTAGGCACACTCGAAGGCTTTATCCGCCAGGTACATTTGGAATGCGAAT GCTGA
- the LOC106435382 gene encoding probable protein arginine N-methyltransferase 3, protein MAAETKMVKDVVPNYSDNEEEENFSDDGDWGDWEAADKDDDDVLESDFVCLFCESRFASCDSLFEHCRLSHGFDFHGARKALKLDFYASFKLINYIRSQVAANKCWSWGALQKCQLEAKDVNFPWDEEKYLKPFWQEDSLLYSFVDDEEEEDEEEALDREDLIEDLQKLGDLSIVDDEAIGESSMTNNGKCKDVNRISNCDDVKQIVNGKDKEPRVCDGRLVGRNIRKVNENYFGSYSSFGIHREMISDKVRTEAYRDALLKNPSLLSGSVVMDVGCGTGILSLFAAKAGASRVVAVEASEKMAKVATKIAKDNKVFNDKEHSGVLEVANSMVEELEKSIKIQPHSVDVLVSEWMGYCLLYESMLTSVLYARDRWLKPGGAILPDTATMLVAGFGKGATSLPFWEDVYGFDMSSIGKEILEDTARIPIVDVIEERDLVTQPALLQSFDLATMIPDEVDFTATATLEPTEAETEARLCHGVVLWFDTGFTDRFCKENPTVLSTSPYTPPTHWAQTVLTFQEPISLAPATVLSGDDRRGAVGTKECPASSIQLRVSVARASEHRSIDVSLETTGVSSKGQKRRWPVQIFNL, encoded by the exons ATGGCGGCGGAAACAAAGATGGTGAAGGACGTGGTTCCCAACTACAGCgataacgaagaagaagagaacttCTCAGACGATGGAGACTGGGGAGATTGGGAAGCAGCTGATAAGGACGACGACGACGTCCTCGAATCTGATTTCGTTTGTTTGTTCTGTGAATCACGCTTCGCTTCGTGTGATTCACTCTTCGAGCACTGTCGTCTGAGCCACGGTTTTGATTTTCATGGAGCTAGAAAGGCACTGAAGCTGGACTTCTACGCTTCGTTTAAGCTCATCAACTATATCCGCTCACAG GTGGCTGCGAACAAATGCTGGAGCTGGGGAGCTTTGCAGAAGTGCCAACTCGAAGCCAAAGATGTGAACTTTCCTTGGGATGAAGAGAAGTATCTGAAGCCCTTTTGGCAGGAGGATTCGCTTTTGTACAGCTTTGTAGATgacgaggaggaggaagatgaagaagaggcgTTAGACAGAGAAGATTTGATTGAGGATTTGCAGAAACTTGGGGATTTGAGCATTGTTGATGATGAAGCTATCGGGGAGAGCTCCATGACAAACAATGGCAAATGCAAGGATGTTAATCGTATCTCAAACTGCGATGATGTGAAACAAATAGTCAATGGGAAAGATAAAGAACCGAGAGTTTGTGATGGGAGGCTAGTTGGTAGGAACATCAGAAAAGTGAATGAGAACTATTTTGGATCTTATAGTTCTTTCGGCATTCACAGGGAGATGATAAGTGATAAG GTTAGAACAGAAGCTTACCGGGATGCACTTTTGAAGAATCCGTCTCTCTTGTCTGGCTCTGTTGTAATGGATGTTGGTTGTGGAACTGGAATATTGAG TCTCTTTGCTGCTAAAGCTGGGGCGTCAAGGGTGGTTGCAGTTGAAGCTAGTGAGAAGATGGCCAAAGTTGCAACGAAG ATTGCCAAGGATAACAAAGTGTTTAATGATAAGGAGCACAGTGGGGTACTTGAAGTTGCAAATTCAATGGTGGAAGAGCTAGAAAAATCCATAAAGATTCAACCGCATAGTGTTGATGTGTTAGTCAGCGAATGGATGGGATACTGCCTTCTATATGAGTCAATGCTCACTTCTGTGCTCTATGCAAGAGATCGGTGGTTGAAGCCTGGAGGTGCAATCCTCCCTGACACAGCCACAATG TTAGTTGCTGGATTTGGAAAAGGCGCCACAAGTCTCCCTTTCTGGGAAGATGTCTATGGCTTTGACATGTCCTCAATTGGTAAAGAAATTCTTGAAGATACAGCTCGGATTCCCATTGTTGACGTTATAGAGGAGCGTGATTTAGTGACACAGCCTGCACTTCTCCAG TCATTTGACCTGGCTACCATGATACCAGATGAAGTAGATTTCACAGCAACAGCAACACTCGAACCCACAGAGGCAGAAACAGAAGCTAGGTTGTGCCATGGTGTTGTGCTGTGGTTCGACACAGGTTTCACGGATAGGTTCTGCAAGGAAAACCCAACCGTGCTATCCACATCACCCTACACTCCCCCAACACATTGGGCACAAACGGTCTTGACTTTTCAAGAACCAATCTCATTGGCACCGGCAACTGTTTTGTCTGGTGATGATAGACGAGGAGCCGTTGGAACGAAAGAATGTCCCGCCTCAAGCATTCAACTTCGCGTGAGTGTTGCAAGAGCGTCTGAGCATCGCAGCATTGATGTCTCATTAGAGACTACAGGGGTGAGCTCAAAGGGTCAGAAGCGTCGTTGGCcagttcagatatttaatcTATGA
- the LOC106435411 gene encoding NADH dehydrogenase [ubiquinone] 1 alpha subcomplex subunit 6-like: MAAPFTLRKIGVPPNSANLTEARRRVFDFFRAACRSLPTVMDIYNLQDVVAPSQLRFAISAQIRNNAHVTDPKVIDLLLFKGMEELTDIVDHAKQRHHIIGQYVVGEGLVQNTGSKDQGKSDFLKNFYTSNYF; encoded by the exons ATGGCAGCACCTTTCACGTTGAGGAAGATCGGAGTTCCGCCGAACTCAGCTAACCTGACGGAGGCTCGCCGCCGTGTTTTCGATTTCTTCAGAGCTGCGTGTAGATCCCTCCCCACCGTAATGGACATTTACAATCTACAAGATGTCGTCGCGCCTTCTCAGCTCCGCTTTGCGATCTCTGCTCAGATTCGTAATAACGCTCACGTCACCGATCCTAAG GTAATTGATCTTCTGTTATTCAAGGGAATGGAAGAGCTTACTGACATTGTGGATCACGCAAAGCAGCGTCACCACATTATTGGTCAGTACGTGGTGGGTGAAGGGCTCGTCCAGAATACTGGAAGCAAGGATCAAGGGAAGTctgattttctcaagaacttcTACACCAGCAACTACTTTTGA
- the LOC106435410 gene encoding transcription factor TGA6-like isoform X1 — protein MADTSSRTDASTDGDTDPRDLGSERGQMMLAGASDSSDRSKDKLDQKTLRRLAQNREAARKSRLRKKAYVQQLENSRLKLTQLEQELQRARQQGVFISSSGDQAHSTGGNGALAFDAEYSRWLEEKNRQMNELRSALNAHAGDTELRTIVDGVMAHYEELFRIKSNAAKNDVFHILSGMWKTPAERCFLWLGGFRSSELLKLLANQLEPMTERQVLGINSLQQTSQQAEDALSQGMESLQQSLAETLSSGTLGSCSSDNVASYMGQMAMAMGQLGTLEGFIRQADNLRLQTLQQMIRVLTTRQSARALLAIHDYSSRLRALSSLWLARPRE, from the exons ATGGCTGATACCAGTTCAAGGACTGATGCCTCAACTGACGGCGACACAGATCCTAGAGATCTGGGG TCCGAGAGAGGGCAAATGATGCTTGCCGGTGCTTCTGATTCCAGTGATCGATCAAAAGATAAGTTGGATCAAAAG ACCCTTCGTAGGCTTGCTCAAAATCGAGAGGCAGCAAGGAAAAGTAGACTGAGGAAAAAG GCGTATGTTCAGCAGCTGGAGAACAGCCGATTGAAGCTGACTCAACTGGAGCAAGAGCTGCAAAGAGCAAGGCAGCAg GGAGTTTTCATCTCAAGCTCTGGAGACCAAGCCCATTCTACAGGTGGAAATG GGGCTTTGGCATTTGATGCCGAATATTCACGATGGCTTGAAGAAAAGAACAGGCAAATGAACGAGCTGAGATCTGCTCTGAATGCTCACGCTGGTGATACCGAGCTCCGGACAATTGTGGATGGAGTGATGGCTCACTATGAGGAGCTTTTCAGGATTAAAAGCAATGCAGCTAAGAACGATGTCTTCCATATACTATCTGGAATGTGGAAAACGCCAGCTGAGAGATGTTTCTTGTGGCTTGGCGGGTTCCGTTCATCAGAACTTCTCAAG CTTCTTGCGAATCAGCTGGAGCCAATGACAGAGCGACAGGTGTTGGGCATCAACAGCTTGCAGCAGACGTCCCAGCAGGCTGAAGATGCGTTATCTCAAGGGATGGAGAGTTTACAGCAATCGTTAGCTGAGACTTTGTCTAGTGGAACTCTTGGTTCATGTTCGTCTGATAATGTTGCGAGCTACATGGGTCAGATGGCCATGGCAATGGGGCAATTAGGCACACTCGAAGGCTTTATCCGCCAG GCTGATAACTTGAGGCTGCAAACACTGCAACAGATGATTAGAGTGTTAACAACGCGTCAGTCAGCTCGTGCTCTTCTTGCTATACATGATTATTCATCTCGACTACGGGCCCTTAGTTCCTTGTGGCTTGCCAGGCCAAGAGAGTGA
- the LOC106435406 gene encoding protein cornichon homolog 1 encodes MAWDLFLWILSFFVSLALVASVFYQVICLTDLEADYLNPFETSTRINRLILPEFILQGSLCVLFLITWHWVFFLAALPVTCYHAMLYKERRHLIDVTEVFRGISFEKKLRFTKLGFYIFLFIMVVFRLTLSAVYSFTEDDDLLHLF; translated from the exons ATGGCTTGGGACTTGTTCTTATGGATTCTCTCCTTCTTCGTCAGCTTAGCCCTCGTCGCTTCCGTCTTCTATCAG GTTATATGTTTAACGGATTTAGAAGCGGATTACTTGAACCCTTTTGAAACATCAACCCGTATCAACCGATTGATACTACCTGAGTTTATCCTCCAAGGCTCACTCTGTGTTCTCTTCCTCATCACATGGCATTGGGTGTTTTTTCTCGCGGCTCTCCCTGTAACATGCTATCACGCTATGCT ATACAAAGAGCGACGACATCTCATTGATGTCACTGAAGTGTTCCGTGGTATTAGCTTTGAAAAGAAGCTCCGTTTCACCAAGCTCGGGTTCTACATCTTTCTCTTCATCATGGTTGTCTTTAG GCTCACTCTCTCAGCGGTCTATAGCTTCACAGAGGATGATGATCTACTTCACTTGTTTTGA
- the LOC106435410 gene encoding transcription factor TGA6-like isoform X4, whose translation MADTSSRTDASTDGDTDPRDLGSERGQMMLAGASDSSDRSKDKLDQKTLRRLAQNREAARKSRLRKKAYVQQLENSRLKLTQLEQELQRARQQGVFISSSGDQAHSTGGNGALAFDAEYSRWLEEKNRQMNELRSALNAHAGDTELRTIVDGVMAHYEELFRIKSNAAKNDVFHILSGMWKTPAERCFLWLGGFRSSELLKLLANQLEPMTERQVLGINSLQQTSQQAEDALSQGMESLQQSLAETLSSGTLGSCSSDNVASYMGQMAMAMGQLGTLEGFIRQVSLSVIGVHRACISW comes from the exons ATGGCTGATACCAGTTCAAGGACTGATGCCTCAACTGACGGCGACACAGATCCTAGAGATCTGGGG TCCGAGAGAGGGCAAATGATGCTTGCCGGTGCTTCTGATTCCAGTGATCGATCAAAAGATAAGTTGGATCAAAAG ACCCTTCGTAGGCTTGCTCAAAATCGAGAGGCAGCAAGGAAAAGTAGACTGAGGAAAAAG GCGTATGTTCAGCAGCTGGAGAACAGCCGATTGAAGCTGACTCAACTGGAGCAAGAGCTGCAAAGAGCAAGGCAGCAg GGAGTTTTCATCTCAAGCTCTGGAGACCAAGCCCATTCTACAGGTGGAAATG GGGCTTTGGCATTTGATGCCGAATATTCACGATGGCTTGAAGAAAAGAACAGGCAAATGAACGAGCTGAGATCTGCTCTGAATGCTCACGCTGGTGATACCGAGCTCCGGACAATTGTGGATGGAGTGATGGCTCACTATGAGGAGCTTTTCAGGATTAAAAGCAATGCAGCTAAGAACGATGTCTTCCATATACTATCTGGAATGTGGAAAACGCCAGCTGAGAGATGTTTCTTGTGGCTTGGCGGGTTCCGTTCATCAGAACTTCTCAAG CTTCTTGCGAATCAGCTGGAGCCAATGACAGAGCGACAGGTGTTGGGCATCAACAGCTTGCAGCAGACGTCCCAGCAGGCTGAAGATGCGTTATCTCAAGGGATGGAGAGTTTACAGCAATCGTTAGCTGAGACTTTGTCTAGTGGAACTCTTGGTTCATGTTCGTCTGATAATGTTGCGAGCTACATGGGTCAGATGGCCATGGCAATGGGGCAATTAGGCACACTCGAAGGCTTTATCCGCCAG GTATCTCTGTCTGTTATTGGAGTTCATAGGGCATGCATTTCTTGGTGA
- the BNAC05G40820D gene encoding uncharacterized protein BNAC05G40820D, protein MELDFKCSDVGVWKKALSSYESKVESLNKPDLVSLDQYYRVELPSLLHGRDPNPYLTTSELSQLMKWKLSRGKWRPRLLDFVSSLDDSVVKSASEKAFKSLPDISKAVNELTVLKGVGPATASAVLAAYAPDIAPFMSDEAMEVALGNSKDYSLKRYLLFVTKLQKKSKELKLEGEWGGASDVERALWNCTVRSKSKPAEKSSSEKKRKRKE, encoded by the exons ATGGAACTAGACTTCAAGTGTTCGGATGTCGGAGTCTGGAAGAAGGCTCTGTCTTCCTACGAATCAAAAGTCGAGTCTCTGAACAAACCAGACCTCGTCTCTCTCGACCAATACTACCGCGTCGAGCTCCCTAGTCTTCTTCACGGCCGAGACCCTAACCCTTACCTCACCACCTCCGAGCTTTCTCAGCTCATGAAATGGAAGCTCTCTCGCGGCAAATGgcg GCCGCGTCTGCTCGACTTCGTGTCGTCTCTGGACGATTCGGTGGTGAAGTCTGCTTCTGAGAAGGCTTTCAAATCGCTCCCTGACATCTCCAAGGCTGTGAATGAGCTCACCGTGCTTAAAGGCGTGGGTCCCGCAACTGCCTCCGCTGTTCTGGCTGCTTACGCTCCCGACATTGCTCCGTTTATGTCCGACGag GCAATGGAGGTGGCTCTTGGGAACTCAAAGGATTACTCTTTGAAGCGATACTTGTTGTTTGTCACTAAGCTACAGAAAAAGTCAAAG GAATTAAAGTTGGAAGGAGAGTGGGGTGGGGCTTCAGATGTTGAGAGAGCTCTATGGAATTGTACTGTGCGTTCCAAGTCAAAGCCAGCCGAGAAGAGCTCAtcggagaagaaaagaaaacgtAAGGAGTAA
- the LOC106435410 gene encoding transcription factor TGA6-like isoform X2: protein MQSERGQMMLAGASDSSDRSKDKLDQKTLRRLAQNREAARKSRLRKKAYVQQLENSRLKLTQLEQELQRARQQGVFISSSGDQAHSTGGNGALAFDAEYSRWLEEKNRQMNELRSALNAHAGDTELRTIVDGVMAHYEELFRIKSNAAKNDVFHILSGMWKTPAERCFLWLGGFRSSELLKLLANQLEPMTERQVLGINSLQQTSQQAEDALSQGMESLQQSLAETLSSGTLGSCSSDNVASYMGQMAMAMGQLGTLEGFIRQADNLRLQTLQQMIRVLTTRQSARALLAIHDYSSRLRALSSLWLARPRE from the exons ATGCAGTCCGAGAGAGGGCAAATGATGCTTGCCGGTGCTTCTGATTCCAGTGATCGATCAAAAGATAAGTTGGATCAAAAG ACCCTTCGTAGGCTTGCTCAAAATCGAGAGGCAGCAAGGAAAAGTAGACTGAGGAAAAAG GCGTATGTTCAGCAGCTGGAGAACAGCCGATTGAAGCTGACTCAACTGGAGCAAGAGCTGCAAAGAGCAAGGCAGCAg GGAGTTTTCATCTCAAGCTCTGGAGACCAAGCCCATTCTACAGGTGGAAATG GGGCTTTGGCATTTGATGCCGAATATTCACGATGGCTTGAAGAAAAGAACAGGCAAATGAACGAGCTGAGATCTGCTCTGAATGCTCACGCTGGTGATACCGAGCTCCGGACAATTGTGGATGGAGTGATGGCTCACTATGAGGAGCTTTTCAGGATTAAAAGCAATGCAGCTAAGAACGATGTCTTCCATATACTATCTGGAATGTGGAAAACGCCAGCTGAGAGATGTTTCTTGTGGCTTGGCGGGTTCCGTTCATCAGAACTTCTCAAG CTTCTTGCGAATCAGCTGGAGCCAATGACAGAGCGACAGGTGTTGGGCATCAACAGCTTGCAGCAGACGTCCCAGCAGGCTGAAGATGCGTTATCTCAAGGGATGGAGAGTTTACAGCAATCGTTAGCTGAGACTTTGTCTAGTGGAACTCTTGGTTCATGTTCGTCTGATAATGTTGCGAGCTACATGGGTCAGATGGCCATGGCAATGGGGCAATTAGGCACACTCGAAGGCTTTATCCGCCAG GCTGATAACTTGAGGCTGCAAACACTGCAACAGATGATTAGAGTGTTAACAACGCGTCAGTCAGCTCGTGCTCTTCTTGCTATACATGATTATTCATCTCGACTACGGGCCCTTAGTTCCTTGTGGCTTGCCAGGCCAAGAGAGTGA
- the LOC106435410 gene encoding transcription factor TGA6-like isoform X3 — protein sequence MMLAGASDSSDRSKDKLDQKTLRRLAQNREAARKSRLRKKAYVQQLENSRLKLTQLEQELQRARQQGVFISSSGDQAHSTGGNGALAFDAEYSRWLEEKNRQMNELRSALNAHAGDTELRTIVDGVMAHYEELFRIKSNAAKNDVFHILSGMWKTPAERCFLWLGGFRSSELLKLLANQLEPMTERQVLGINSLQQTSQQAEDALSQGMESLQQSLAETLSSGTLGSCSSDNVASYMGQMAMAMGQLGTLEGFIRQADNLRLQTLQQMIRVLTTRQSARALLAIHDYSSRLRALSSLWLARPRE from the exons ATGATGCTTGCCGGTGCTTCTGATTCCAGTGATCGATCAAAAGATAAGTTGGATCAAAAG ACCCTTCGTAGGCTTGCTCAAAATCGAGAGGCAGCAAGGAAAAGTAGACTGAGGAAAAAG GCGTATGTTCAGCAGCTGGAGAACAGCCGATTGAAGCTGACTCAACTGGAGCAAGAGCTGCAAAGAGCAAGGCAGCAg GGAGTTTTCATCTCAAGCTCTGGAGACCAAGCCCATTCTACAGGTGGAAATG GGGCTTTGGCATTTGATGCCGAATATTCACGATGGCTTGAAGAAAAGAACAGGCAAATGAACGAGCTGAGATCTGCTCTGAATGCTCACGCTGGTGATACCGAGCTCCGGACAATTGTGGATGGAGTGATGGCTCACTATGAGGAGCTTTTCAGGATTAAAAGCAATGCAGCTAAGAACGATGTCTTCCATATACTATCTGGAATGTGGAAAACGCCAGCTGAGAGATGTTTCTTGTGGCTTGGCGGGTTCCGTTCATCAGAACTTCTCAAG CTTCTTGCGAATCAGCTGGAGCCAATGACAGAGCGACAGGTGTTGGGCATCAACAGCTTGCAGCAGACGTCCCAGCAGGCTGAAGATGCGTTATCTCAAGGGATGGAGAGTTTACAGCAATCGTTAGCTGAGACTTTGTCTAGTGGAACTCTTGGTTCATGTTCGTCTGATAATGTTGCGAGCTACATGGGTCAGATGGCCATGGCAATGGGGCAATTAGGCACACTCGAAGGCTTTATCCGCCAG GCTGATAACTTGAGGCTGCAAACACTGCAACAGATGATTAGAGTGTTAACAACGCGTCAGTCAGCTCGTGCTCTTCTTGCTATACATGATTATTCATCTCGACTACGGGCCCTTAGTTCCTTGTGGCTTGCCAGGCCAAGAGAGTGA
- the LOC106435394 gene encoding ras-related protein RABA4d has product MSNLQGDYNQKIDYVFKVVLIGDSAVGKTQLLARFARNEFSVDSKATIGVEFQTKTLVIDNKTVKAQIWDTAGQERYRAVTSAYYRGAVGAMLVYDMTKRQSFDHMAKWLEELRGHADKNIVIMLIGNKCDLGSLRAVPTEDAQEFAQRENLFFMETSALEATNVETAFLTILTEIYRIISKKTLTADDDDADGNSSLLKGTRIIIPSEQETGKRGGCCGKS; this is encoded by the exons ATGTCTAATCTGCAAGGAGATTACAACCAAAAGATCGACTATGTATTCAAAGTGGTGTTGATCGGTGATTCCGCCGTTGGCAAAACTCAGCTGCTGGCTCGGTTCGCTAGGAACGAGTTCAGCGTCGACTCTAAAGCCACCATCGGTGTCGAGTTCCAGACTAAAACGCTCGTCATCGATAACAAAACCGTCAAAGCTCAGATTTGGGATACCGCTGGCCAAGAAAG ATACCGAGCGGTGACAAGTGCATACTACCGTGGAGCTGTTGGGGCAATGTTGGTCTATGACATGACCAAACGTCAATCATTTGATCACATGGCTAAATGGCTGGAAGAATTAAGAGGACATGCGGACAAAAACATAGTCATTATGCTTATTGGAAACAAATGTGATCTTGGAAGCTTAAGAGCAGTGCCAACAGAAGATGCACAAGAGTTTGCACAGAGAGAGAACTTGTTCTTCATGGAAACATCTGCTCTCGAGGCTACCAATGTCGAAACCGCGTTTTTGACCATCTTAACAGAGATCTATCGAATAATCAGTAAGAAAACCTTAACGGCTGATGATGATGACGCTGATGGGAATTCAAGTCTTTTAAAGGGGACTAGGATCATCATTCCGAGTGAGCAGGAGACTGGGAAAAGAGGTGGATGTTGCGGCAAATCGTAA
- the LOC106435410 gene encoding transcription factor TGA6-like isoform X5 — MADTSSRTDASTDGDTDPRDLGSERGQMMLAGASDSSDRSKDKLDQKTLRRLAQNREAARKSRLRKKAYVQQLENSRLKLTQLEQELQRARQQGVFISSSGDQAHSTGGNGALAFDAEYSRWLEEKNRQMNELRSALNAHAGDTELRTIVDGVMAHYEELFRIKSNAAKNDVFHILSGMWKTPAERCFLWLGGFRSSELLKLLANQLEPMTERQVLGINSLQQTSQQAEDALSQGMESLQQSLAETLSSGTLGSCSSDNVASYMGQMAMAMGQLGTLEGFIRQGMHFLVTG, encoded by the exons ATGGCTGATACCAGTTCAAGGACTGATGCCTCAACTGACGGCGACACAGATCCTAGAGATCTGGGG TCCGAGAGAGGGCAAATGATGCTTGCCGGTGCTTCTGATTCCAGTGATCGATCAAAAGATAAGTTGGATCAAAAG ACCCTTCGTAGGCTTGCTCAAAATCGAGAGGCAGCAAGGAAAAGTAGACTGAGGAAAAAG GCGTATGTTCAGCAGCTGGAGAACAGCCGATTGAAGCTGACTCAACTGGAGCAAGAGCTGCAAAGAGCAAGGCAGCAg GGAGTTTTCATCTCAAGCTCTGGAGACCAAGCCCATTCTACAGGTGGAAATG GGGCTTTGGCATTTGATGCCGAATATTCACGATGGCTTGAAGAAAAGAACAGGCAAATGAACGAGCTGAGATCTGCTCTGAATGCTCACGCTGGTGATACCGAGCTCCGGACAATTGTGGATGGAGTGATGGCTCACTATGAGGAGCTTTTCAGGATTAAAAGCAATGCAGCTAAGAACGATGTCTTCCATATACTATCTGGAATGTGGAAAACGCCAGCTGAGAGATGTTTCTTGTGGCTTGGCGGGTTCCGTTCATCAGAACTTCTCAAG CTTCTTGCGAATCAGCTGGAGCCAATGACAGAGCGACAGGTGTTGGGCATCAACAGCTTGCAGCAGACGTCCCAGCAGGCTGAAGATGCGTTATCTCAAGGGATGGAGAGTTTACAGCAATCGTTAGCTGAGACTTTGTCTAGTGGAACTCTTGGTTCATGTTCGTCTGATAATGTTGCGAGCTACATGGGTCAGATGGCCATGGCAATGGGGCAATTAGGCACACTCGAAGGCTTTATCCGCCAG GGCATGCATTTCTTGGTGACAGGCTGA
- the LOC106435404 gene encoding chaperone protein dnaJ 6: MDKDGKCSEKNLYEVLGVGETATQQEIKKAYHKLALRLHPDKNKDDEEAKEKFQQLQKVISILGDGEKRAVYDQTGSVDDADLSGDVVDNLRDFFKAMYKKVTEEDIEEFEANYRGSESEKKDLIELYTKFKGKMSRLFCSMLCSNPKLDSHRFKDIIDEAITAGEVKATKAYNKWAKEISEIKPPTSPRKTRRKAKKGAETDLYALIAQRRDARKEKFDTMFSSLVSRYGENADSEPSEEEFEAAKRKLESQRSSSSSKKKKPRRK, from the exons ATGGACAAGGATGGAAAATGTAGCGAGAAAAATCTATACGAG GTTCTTGGTGTCGGAGAGACAGCAACTCAACAGGAGATAAAGAAAGCGTACCATAAGCTGGCTTTGAGGCTTCATCCTGATAAAAACAAGGACGATGAG GAAGCTAAAGAGAAGTTTCAGCAGCTGCAGAAGGTGATTTCGATTCTCGGTGATGGAGAGAAAAGAGCAGTCTATGATCAAACTGGCTCCGTTGATGATGCT GATCTTTCGGGAGATGTGGTTGACAACTTGAGGGACTTCTTCAAGGCTATGTACAAGAAG GTCACCGAGGAAGATATTGAAGAGTTTGAGGCCAACTACAGGGGTTCTGAGTCTGAGAAGAAAGATTTGATTGAGCTCTACACCAAGTTTAAGGGTAAAATGAGCAG GCTATTCTGCTCAATGCTTTGCTCAAACCCCAAGCTTGACTCACACCGTTTCAAAGATATTATTGATGAGGCCATCACAGCGG GAGAAGTGAAGGCAACAAAAGCTTACAACAAGTGGGCAAAGGAAATTTCAGAAATAAAACCCCCCACGAGCCCTCGAAAGACTAGAAGAAA AGCAAAGAAGGGCGCAGAGACGGATCTTTACGCTTTGATTGCACAGCGAAGAGATGCGAGGAAAGAGAAGTTCGACACCATGTTCTCGTCACTTGTCTCCAGGTATGGTGAAAATGCTGACTCAGAGCCAAGCGAAGAAGAATTTGAAGCTGCCAAGAGAAAACTTGAAAGCcagagatcatcatcatcatcgaagaagaagaagcctagAAGAAAGTAA